A section of the Myxococcus virescens genome encodes:
- a CDS encoding serine/threonine-protein kinase: MPEVSSGGGCGACGRRHGADASCPTLVRADVRAGGTARPRCAPVVEAQDPLVGVRCGSFRLVRRLGRGGMGAVYLGEHVSIGSRVAVKVLHAHLTMYPELVQRFHAEARAVNLIGHENIVSIFDMDATPPRPYLIMEFLDGAPLSAWVGTPLAAGAVVSVLSQVCDALQAAHARGIVHRDLKPDNIFLVRRKRNAPFVKVLDFGIAKLADAHMPQTHAGIIVGTPEYMAPEQSLGRGVDGRADLYALGVIAYQLLTGRLPFNDEGLAAQLVAHQLRPPPPPSSVYPAVSAALEHVILRALAKKPEDRYASIAAFRNALQVALAEHVRVSARKTRPGGLAVLERAPAAPEMPTEGQSRGRPGADARAGQVPSSLAGTSQRRLAPAVPMAPRASLVEVPVQVVLRPGECPVRLRGSGLSRGGLFLHGGRVLPPLCSRLPVVLELASGPLSVMCEVVRVVPPAQARVWGMPTGFGVQFVEATAVLKAAVDALLQGEPVRVVPQVLPTEDPAVARLLETWRQRSAGDAYAVLALEPDSDMGTVRLRTREAWRSLESLEQHALTPPQRAQVDALRVRVREAAEALGATVQRALYDAWRGNHRGVAKCLEAGLTAEQLESLRREFLARRPQAMGTARIHFQSGGALERDGQLPQALDQYERGLKLAPLEVDMLQRYRRLRRVLGGRATAPTGHERARSP, encoded by the coding sequence ATGCCCGAGGTGAGCAGCGGTGGTGGGTGTGGGGCGTGTGGCCGGCGGCATGGGGCGGATGCCTCGTGTCCGACGCTGGTGCGCGCGGACGTGCGGGCCGGGGGGACGGCGCGTCCCAGGTGTGCCCCCGTGGTCGAGGCGCAGGACCCTCTGGTGGGCGTCCGGTGCGGCAGCTTCCGGTTGGTGCGGCGCCTGGGCCGGGGCGGCATGGGGGCCGTCTACCTGGGCGAGCACGTCTCCATTGGCAGCCGGGTCGCGGTGAAGGTGCTGCACGCCCACCTGACGATGTACCCGGAGCTGGTCCAGCGCTTCCATGCGGAGGCGCGGGCGGTGAACCTCATCGGCCACGAGAACATCGTGAGCATCTTCGACATGGATGCCACGCCGCCGCGCCCCTACCTCATCATGGAGTTCCTGGATGGGGCGCCGTTGTCCGCGTGGGTGGGGACGCCGCTGGCCGCGGGCGCGGTCGTCTCGGTGCTGTCGCAGGTGTGCGACGCGCTCCAGGCCGCGCATGCGCGAGGCATCGTCCACCGCGACCTGAAGCCGGACAACATCTTCCTGGTCCGGCGCAAGCGCAACGCGCCCTTCGTCAAGGTGCTGGACTTCGGCATCGCCAAGCTGGCGGACGCGCACATGCCCCAGACGCACGCGGGCATCATCGTGGGGACGCCCGAGTACATGGCCCCCGAGCAGTCCCTGGGGCGCGGCGTGGATGGCCGCGCGGACCTGTATGCGCTGGGCGTCATCGCCTACCAACTCCTCACCGGCCGGCTTCCCTTCAACGATGAGGGACTGGCCGCGCAACTGGTGGCCCATCAGCTGCGGCCACCGCCGCCCCCCAGCTCCGTGTACCCGGCTGTGTCCGCCGCGTTGGAGCACGTCATCCTGCGCGCCCTGGCCAAGAAGCCCGAGGACCGATACGCCTCCATCGCGGCGTTCCGGAACGCGTTGCAGGTGGCGCTCGCCGAGCACGTGCGCGTGTCGGCGCGGAAGACGCGTCCCGGAGGACTCGCGGTGCTCGAGCGGGCGCCCGCCGCGCCAGAGATGCCCACCGAAGGCCAGTCGCGGGGACGGCCTGGCGCGGACGCGCGGGCGGGGCAGGTGCCTTCGTCGCTCGCGGGCACGTCCCAGCGGCGTCTTGCCCCCGCTGTGCCGATGGCGCCCCGGGCCTCCCTCGTGGAAGTGCCGGTGCAGGTCGTGCTGCGGCCAGGGGAATGCCCTGTGCGGCTCAGGGGCAGTGGCCTCTCCCGGGGCGGCTTGTTCCTTCACGGTGGGCGCGTACTGCCGCCGTTGTGCTCGCGGCTGCCCGTGGTGCTGGAGCTGGCGTCCGGGCCCCTGTCGGTCATGTGTGAAGTGGTGCGGGTCGTTCCGCCCGCGCAAGCGCGCGTCTGGGGGATGCCCACCGGATTCGGCGTCCAGTTCGTGGAGGCCACCGCTGTGCTCAAGGCCGCCGTGGATGCGCTCCTCCAGGGCGAGCCGGTACGTGTCGTCCCGCAAGTGTTGCCCACGGAAGACCCGGCCGTGGCGCGCTTGCTGGAGACCTGGCGTCAGCGCTCGGCGGGGGACGCGTATGCGGTGCTGGCGCTGGAGCCTGATTCGGACATGGGCACGGTGCGCCTGCGGACCCGTGAGGCCTGGCGCTCGCTGGAGTCCCTGGAACAGCACGCGCTGACGCCTCCCCAACGCGCGCAGGTGGATGCGTTGCGCGTCCGCGTCCGCGAGGCGGCCGAGGCGTTGGGCGCCACGGTGCAGCGGGCCCTCTACGATGCCTGGCGCGGCAATCACCGTGGCGTGGCGAAGTGCCTGGAGGCGGGGCTCACGGCCGAGCAGTTGGAGTCCCTTCGGCGGGAGTTCCTGGCGCGCAGGCCGCAGGCCATGGGCACGGCGCGGATCCACTTCCAGTCTGGTGGCGCGCTGGAGCGCGACGGCCAGCTCCCCCAGGCGCTGGATCAGTACGAGCGAGGGTTGAAGCTCGCGCCGCTGGAGGTGGACATGCTCCAGCGCTACCGCAGGCTCCGCCGGGTGCTGGGCGGGCGGGCGACGGCGCCGACCGGACATGAGAGGGCCCGGTCACCTTGA
- the gatA gene encoding Asp-tRNA(Asn)/Glu-tRNA(Gln) amidotransferase subunit GatA, which produces MQLTDLTMLELAAKLAAGEASSEEATRASLARIQQVDPKVRAFLRVDEAGALAAARASDARRKSGSPASALDGVPLGLKDIFLTEGVETTAGSRILEGFVPPYDATVVRLLKEAGLPLVGKLNMDEFAMGSSNESSAFFPSHNPWDVSRTPGGSSGGSAAAVAAREVFGALGTDTGGSIRQPAALTNTVGLKPTYGRVSRFGVIAFASSLDQPGPMTRTVADAAALLQVIARPDAQDATSADAPVPDYSADLEAGVRGLKLGVPREYFTEGMDPEVEAAVREALREYERLGATLVDVSLPHTKYALATYYLIAPAEASSNLARYDGVRFGLRAKDARSLRDVYALTREQGFGAEVKRRIMLGTFALSSGYYDAHYLRAQKVRTLIREDFTRAFQQVDALLSPTSPVPAFKLGEKVEDPLSMYLMDIYTLPCNLAGLPGLSVPCGFTKAGLPVGLQILGRPFDEAGLLRIARAYEREHDFFRRSAPL; this is translated from the coding sequence ATGCAGCTCACGGACCTCACGATGCTGGAGCTGGCCGCGAAGCTGGCCGCGGGAGAGGCCTCCTCCGAGGAGGCCACCCGCGCGAGCCTGGCGCGCATCCAGCAGGTGGACCCGAAGGTGCGCGCCTTCTTGCGCGTGGATGAAGCCGGTGCCCTGGCCGCCGCTCGCGCCAGTGACGCGCGCCGCAAGTCGGGCAGTCCCGCCAGCGCCCTGGACGGCGTGCCGTTGGGGCTCAAGGACATCTTCCTCACCGAGGGCGTGGAGACCACCGCCGGCTCGCGCATCCTGGAGGGCTTCGTTCCGCCCTATGACGCCACGGTGGTGCGCCTGCTGAAGGAGGCGGGCCTGCCGCTGGTGGGCAAGCTGAACATGGATGAGTTCGCGATGGGCTCCTCCAACGAATCCAGCGCCTTCTTTCCCAGCCACAACCCGTGGGACGTGTCGCGCACGCCGGGCGGCTCGTCTGGTGGCTCGGCGGCGGCGGTGGCCGCGCGCGAGGTGTTCGGCGCGCTGGGAACGGACACGGGCGGCTCCATCCGCCAGCCCGCGGCGCTCACCAACACCGTGGGGCTGAAGCCCACCTACGGCCGGGTGTCGCGCTTTGGCGTCATCGCCTTCGCTTCGTCGCTGGACCAGCCGGGCCCCATGACGCGCACGGTGGCGGACGCGGCGGCGCTGCTCCAGGTGATTGCGCGGCCGGACGCGCAGGACGCCACGTCCGCGGACGCGCCCGTGCCGGATTATTCGGCGGACCTGGAGGCCGGCGTGCGGGGCCTGAAGCTGGGCGTTCCGCGCGAGTACTTCACCGAGGGCATGGACCCGGAGGTGGAGGCCGCGGTGCGCGAGGCCCTGCGCGAGTACGAGCGTCTGGGCGCGACGTTGGTGGACGTGTCGCTGCCCCACACGAAGTACGCGCTGGCGACGTACTACCTCATCGCGCCTGCGGAGGCGTCCAGCAACCTGGCTCGCTACGATGGCGTGCGCTTCGGCCTGCGGGCGAAGGACGCGCGCAGCCTGCGAGACGTGTACGCGCTGACGCGGGAGCAGGGCTTCGGCGCGGAGGTGAAGCGCCGCATCATGCTGGGGACCTTCGCGCTGTCCTCCGGCTACTACGACGCCCACTACCTGCGTGCGCAGAAGGTTCGCACGCTCATCCGCGAGGACTTCACGCGGGCCTTCCAGCAGGTGGACGCGCTGCTGTCGCCCACCTCGCCGGTGCCGGCCTTCAAGCTGGGTGAGAAGGTGGAGGACCCGCTGTCCATGTACCTCATGGACATCTACACGCTGCCTTGCAACCTGGCGGGCCTGCCCGGCCTGTCGGTGCCCTGCGGCTTCACGAAGGCGGGCTTGCCCGTGGGCCTGCAGATTCTGGGACGGCCCTTCGACGAGGCTGGCCTGCTGCGCATTGCCCGCGCCTACGAGCGCGAGCACGACTTCTTCCGCCGCTCCGCGCCCCTGTAG
- a CDS encoding carbon-nitrogen hydrolase family protein, which produces MDTATDLVELFALQPRVSLEDYASPAAFTARHRALAAKVDALRARDASGQPRSPALVVWPESVGAPLLFLGHMHRVRQSTSLQGALKRVRLSEAWGVWNAWSNFRPPSLTECIYAARAPLVHRTLWNTFSGIARDFGLWVVAGSALLPAGRRGEGSPDFEPFSARTYNTSYTFSPEGNCVAAARKANLVPSWEDGLHLSPGRPEDLAVLQTPFGKLATLIGYDGFAQPHTRDEPWFAPCAQYLDAVRVDVLAHPSIHAGPWARAAQGERWQHEGLPAQLRTLRNVRYVVSAQQVGSLLGGTFEGAAHILERTASGDVRVLAHAQTTQEEDVVHATVPTAAHGTP; this is translated from the coding sequence GTGGACACGGCCACCGACCTCGTCGAACTGTTCGCCCTCCAGCCCCGCGTCTCGCTGGAGGACTACGCCTCTCCAGCCGCCTTCACCGCGCGACACCGTGCGCTGGCGGCGAAGGTGGATGCCCTGCGCGCCCGGGATGCGTCAGGCCAGCCGCGCTCCCCAGCGCTCGTCGTGTGGCCGGAGTCGGTGGGGGCACCGCTGCTGTTCCTGGGCCACATGCACCGCGTGCGGCAAAGCACCTCACTCCAGGGTGCACTGAAACGCGTGCGCCTCTCCGAGGCCTGGGGGGTGTGGAATGCCTGGAGCAACTTCCGGCCGCCGTCGCTGACGGAGTGCATCTACGCCGCGCGAGCGCCCCTCGTGCACCGGACGCTGTGGAACACCTTCTCTGGCATCGCGCGGGATTTCGGCCTGTGGGTGGTGGCGGGCAGTGCGCTGCTGCCCGCCGGCCGCCGGGGGGAGGGCTCGCCGGACTTCGAACCCTTCAGCGCGCGCACCTACAACACCAGCTACACCTTCTCGCCCGAAGGCAACTGCGTCGCGGCCGCGCGCAAGGCCAACCTGGTGCCCTCCTGGGAGGACGGGCTTCACCTGAGCCCTGGCCGCCCGGAGGACCTGGCCGTGCTCCAGACGCCCTTCGGAAAGCTGGCGACCCTCATCGGCTATGACGGCTTCGCCCAGCCGCATACCCGCGACGAGCCCTGGTTCGCCCCCTGCGCGCAATACCTCGACGCCGTGCGAGTGGACGTCCTCGCCCATCCCTCCATCCACGCCGGGCCGTGGGCACGCGCTGCCCAAGGCGAGCGCTGGCAACACGAAGGCCTGCCCGCGCAGCTCCGCACGCTCCGGAACGTGCGCTACGTGGTGAGCGCGCAGCAGGTGGGCAGTCTGCTCGGCGGCACCTTCGAAGGTGCCGCACACATCCTGGAGCGCACGGCCTCCGGCGACGTACGCGTGCTCGCCCATGCCCAGACGACGCAGGAGGAGGACGTGGTGCACGCCACCGTCCCCACCGCGGCACACGGCACGCCTTAG
- a CDS encoding isopenicillin N synthase family dioxygenase — protein MSPTQRRIPVVNLSHYRTGTPQERARFVQVFGDGIKEFGFVTVEGHGIDDGLIRRTYTDVERFFALPEATKAQYAQAGHGGQRGYIGYGQEHAKNRQVGDLKEFWHVGRELPPDHKYHALYGPNVWPTEVSTFREHTLSLFNALDGVAGVMLQALAEYFGVARDTFSGMATDGNSVLRLIHYPPLKERFIPGGVRAAEHEDINLITLLCEGTASGLELLTRDGEWLPVDTLRGQIVVDSGDMLSRVTNEIIPATTHRVVNPRSKEEDTVRYSMPFFVHPYADCVLQALPCTQTADTPARHAPITADAFLKQRLRENGLLK, from the coding sequence ATGTCGCCAACCCAGCGCCGCATCCCCGTCGTCAACCTGTCCCATTACCGCACGGGCACGCCCCAGGAGCGCGCCCGCTTCGTGCAGGTGTTCGGCGACGGCATCAAGGAGTTCGGCTTCGTCACGGTGGAAGGCCACGGCATCGACGACGGCCTCATCCGCCGCACGTACACGGACGTGGAGCGCTTCTTCGCCCTGCCCGAGGCCACCAAGGCCCAGTACGCCCAGGCGGGGCACGGCGGCCAGCGCGGCTACATCGGCTACGGTCAGGAGCACGCGAAGAACCGCCAGGTGGGAGACCTGAAGGAGTTCTGGCACGTGGGCCGCGAGCTGCCGCCTGACCACAAGTACCACGCGCTCTACGGCCCCAACGTGTGGCCCACCGAGGTGTCCACCTTCCGAGAGCACACGCTGTCGCTCTTCAACGCGCTGGATGGCGTGGCGGGTGTCATGCTCCAGGCGCTGGCCGAGTACTTTGGCGTGGCGCGCGACACCTTCAGCGGCATGGCCACGGACGGCAACTCCGTGCTGCGGCTCATCCACTACCCGCCGTTGAAGGAGCGCTTCATCCCCGGGGGCGTGCGCGCCGCCGAGCATGAGGACATCAACCTCATCACCCTGCTCTGCGAGGGCACGGCGTCCGGCCTGGAGCTGCTCACCCGCGACGGGGAATGGCTGCCGGTGGACACGCTGCGCGGACAGATTGTCGTCGACTCAGGCGACATGCTCAGCCGCGTGACGAACGAAATCATCCCCGCCACCACGCACCGGGTGGTGAATCCGCGCAGCAAGGAAGAGGACACGGTGCGCTACTCGATGCCCTTCTTCGTCCATCCCTACGCGGACTGCGTGCTCCAGGCGCTGCCCTGCACCCAGACGGCGGACACCCCGGCGCGCCACGCGCCCATCACCGCGGATGCCTTCCTCAAGCAGCGGCTGCGCGAGAATGGCCTGCTGAAGTAA
- the gatB gene encoding Asp-tRNA(Asn)/Glu-tRNA(Gln) amidotransferase subunit GatB yields MPVSDFQPVIGLEVHAQLLTQSKIFCGCSTAFGAEPNRNTCPVCLGMPGVLPVLNQRVAEFAVRTGLALECTIRPTSVWSRKNYFYPDLPKGYQITQFDQPICEHGRLVIDTPQGEKAIRILRIHMEEDAGKSVHDAGGGQSLVDLNRAGVPLLEIVSQPDLRDADEAVEYLKAMRDVLVYLGVNDGNLEEGSFRCDANVSVMPKGSTTFGKRCELKNLNSFRFLKQAIEYEIARQVDVIESGGKVVQETRLWDVNKGVTRSMRSKEEAHDYRYFPEPDLPPLHVSAEAIDAAAKALPELPRAKLQRFTHQYGLPAYDARILTAERPLADYFEACAGYYKDYKKLSNWFLGELMRLLKEEGTPLSALRFTPAHLGELLGAVDQGRVSANAGKDVLGEMFRTGKAPADIIAEKGLAQVSDTGAIEAVVDDILAKNAGEIEKYRAGKKQVFGFFVGQVMRAMKGKGNPALVNELLKKKLGD; encoded by the coding sequence ATGCCCGTGAGCGATTTCCAGCCCGTCATCGGCCTCGAGGTCCACGCGCAGCTCCTCACGCAGTCCAAGATTTTCTGTGGCTGCTCCACCGCGTTCGGCGCCGAGCCCAACCGCAACACCTGCCCGGTGTGCCTGGGCATGCCCGGTGTGCTGCCGGTGCTCAACCAGCGCGTGGCGGAGTTCGCCGTGCGCACGGGCCTGGCGCTGGAGTGCACCATCCGCCCGACGAGCGTGTGGAGCCGGAAGAACTACTTCTATCCGGACCTGCCCAAGGGCTACCAGATTACGCAGTTCGACCAGCCCATCTGCGAGCACGGGCGGCTCGTCATCGACACGCCGCAGGGCGAGAAGGCCATCCGCATCCTCCGCATCCACATGGAAGAGGACGCGGGCAAGAGCGTGCATGACGCCGGTGGGGGCCAGAGCCTGGTGGACCTCAACCGCGCGGGGGTGCCGCTGCTCGAAATCGTCAGCCAGCCGGACCTGCGCGACGCGGACGAGGCGGTGGAGTACCTCAAGGCGATGCGGGACGTGCTCGTCTACCTGGGCGTCAACGACGGCAACCTGGAGGAGGGGAGCTTCCGCTGCGATGCCAACGTGTCGGTGATGCCGAAGGGCTCCACCACGTTTGGCAAGCGCTGCGAGCTGAAGAACCTCAACTCGTTCCGCTTCCTCAAGCAGGCCATCGAGTACGAGATTGCCCGGCAGGTGGACGTCATCGAGTCGGGTGGCAAGGTGGTGCAGGAGACGCGCCTGTGGGACGTGAACAAGGGCGTCACCCGCTCCATGCGCAGCAAGGAGGAGGCGCACGACTACCGGTACTTCCCGGAGCCGGACCTGCCGCCGCTGCACGTGAGCGCGGAGGCCATCGACGCCGCGGCGAAGGCGTTGCCGGAGCTGCCGCGTGCGAAGCTCCAGCGCTTCACCCACCAGTACGGACTGCCCGCGTATGACGCCCGCATCCTCACCGCCGAGCGCCCGCTGGCCGACTACTTCGAGGCCTGCGCCGGGTACTACAAGGACTACAAGAAGCTCTCCAACTGGTTCCTCGGAGAGCTGATGCGCCTGCTGAAGGAAGAGGGCACGCCGCTGTCCGCGCTGCGCTTCACGCCAGCACACCTGGGGGAGCTGCTGGGCGCTGTCGACCAGGGCAGGGTGTCCGCCAACGCGGGCAAGGATGTGCTCGGGGAGATGTTCCGCACGGGCAAGGCGCCCGCGGACATCATCGCGGAGAAGGGCCTGGCCCAGGTGAGCGACACCGGCGCCATCGAGGCGGTGGTGGACGACATCCTCGCGAAGAACGCGGGGGAGATTGAGAAGTACCGCGCCGGCAAGAAGCAGGTGTTCGGTTTCTTCGTGGGTCAGGTGATGCGGGCCATGAAGGGCAAGGGCAACCCCGCCCTGGTCAACGAGCTGCTGAAGAAGAAGCTCGGCGACTAA